The following are encoded together in the Erwinia sp. E602 genome:
- a CDS encoding U32 family peptidase, protein MNYSLGPVLWYWPKETLADFYQAAAESEAQIVYLGETVCSRRRAIKVADWLEMARQLAAAGKQVAIGTLALLQSPSELSELKRYVDNGEFMIEASDLGTVMLASEARLPFVAGPALNVYNAQTLQLLLNLGMTRWCMPVELSRDWLVALLQQCETLGIRHKFEVEVLSYGHLPLAYSARCFTARSENRSKDACQTCCINYPLGRPLRSQEDRQVFVLNGIQTLSGYCYNLGNDLISMQGLVDVVRLSPQGKETLDMLARFRANETGKQPLMLARQADCNGYWRRVAGLELVS, encoded by the coding sequence ATGAACTATTCACTCGGACCGGTGCTGTGGTACTGGCCCAAAGAGACGCTGGCCGACTTTTATCAGGCGGCCGCAGAGAGCGAGGCGCAGATCGTTTACCTCGGCGAGACGGTGTGCAGCAGGCGGCGGGCGATTAAAGTCGCCGACTGGCTGGAGATGGCCCGTCAGCTCGCTGCGGCGGGGAAACAGGTGGCGATCGGCACGCTGGCGCTGCTGCAGTCGCCGTCCGAACTCAGCGAGCTGAAACGCTACGTCGATAACGGCGAGTTTATGATCGAGGCCAGCGATCTCGGCACGGTGATGCTGGCCAGCGAGGCACGACTGCCGTTTGTCGCCGGCCCGGCGCTGAACGTCTATAACGCGCAGACCCTGCAGCTGTTGCTCAACCTCGGCATGACCCGCTGGTGTATGCCGGTGGAGCTGTCGCGTGACTGGCTGGTGGCGCTGCTGCAGCAGTGCGAGACGCTGGGCATCCGTCACAAGTTTGAGGTGGAGGTGCTGAGCTACGGCCACCTGCCGCTGGCGTATTCGGCGCGCTGCTTTACCGCCCGCTCGGAGAACCGCAGCAAAGACGCCTGCCAGACCTGCTGTATTAACTACCCGCTCGGGCGGCCGCTGCGCAGCCAGGAGGATCGTCAGGTGTTTGTGCTCAACGGCATCCAGACGCTGAGCGGCTACTGCTATAACCTCGGTAACGATCTGATCTCCATGCAGGGGCTGGTGGACGTGGTGCGCCTGTCGCCGCAGGGGAAAGAGACGCTGGACATGCTTGCCCGCTTCCGCGCTAACGAAACCGGCAAACAGCCGCTGATGCTGGCGCGGCAGGCGGACTGCAACGGCTACTGGCGGCGGGTGGCCGGGCTGGAGCTGGTCAGCTAA
- a CDS encoding peptidase U32 family protein, giving the protein MELLCPAGNLPALKAAIASGADAVYIGLKDDTNARHFAGLNFNDKRLQEAANYVHQRGRKLHVAINTFAHPNGFSRWQRAVDMAAGAGANALILADPAILDYAARRYPQIERHVSVQASATNAAAIRFYQRNFDVARVVLPRVLSIHQVRQLARDTTVPLEVFAFGSLCIMAEGRCYLSSYLTGESPNTAGACSPARFVRWQQTAAGLESRLNEVLIDRYDDGENAGYPTLCKGRYQVDGPRYHALEEPTSLNTLALLPELMAAKIVSVKIEGRQRSPAYVAEVARIWRQAIDRCQQDPQQFIPRAEWMAALGALSEGTQTTLGAYHRDWQ; this is encoded by the coding sequence ATGGAACTGCTCTGCCCGGCCGGCAATCTGCCGGCGCTAAAAGCCGCCATCGCCAGCGGCGCGGACGCCGTCTATATCGGCCTGAAGGATGACACCAACGCCCGCCATTTTGCCGGGCTGAACTTCAACGATAAACGCCTGCAGGAGGCGGCAAACTACGTGCACCAGCGCGGGCGCAAGCTGCACGTGGCGATTAACACCTTTGCCCACCCGAACGGCTTCAGCCGCTGGCAGCGGGCGGTGGATATGGCCGCCGGTGCCGGTGCCAATGCGCTGATCCTCGCCGATCCGGCGATCCTCGACTACGCCGCCCGGCGCTATCCGCAGATTGAACGCCACGTCTCTGTACAGGCCTCGGCCACCAACGCCGCCGCGATCCGTTTTTATCAGCGTAACTTTGATGTGGCCCGGGTGGTATTGCCGCGCGTGCTCTCGATCCATCAGGTGCGGCAACTGGCCCGTGATACCACGGTGCCGCTGGAGGTGTTTGCCTTCGGCAGCCTGTGCATTATGGCCGAGGGGCGCTGCTACCTCTCCTCTTACCTGACCGGCGAATCACCAAATACCGCCGGGGCCTGCTCCCCGGCCCGTTTTGTGCGCTGGCAGCAGACCGCCGCCGGGCTCGAGTCACGGCTTAACGAGGTGCTGATTGACCGTTACGACGACGGTGAGAACGCCGGTTACCCGACGCTGTGCAAAGGTCGTTATCAGGTCGACGGGCCGCGCTACCACGCGCTGGAGGAGCCCACCAGCCTGAATACCCTGGCGCTGCTGCCGGAGCTGATGGCGGCGAAGATCGTTTCGGTCAAAATCGAAGGCCGCCAGCGCAGCCCGGCTTACGTTGCCGAGGTGGCGCGCATCTGGCGCCAGGCGATCGATCGCTGCCAGCAGGACCCGCAGCAGTTTATTCCGCGAGCCGAGTGGATGGCGGCGCTGGGCGCGCTGAGTGAAGGCACGCAAACCACCCTTGGCGCGTATCATCGCGACTGGCAGTAG
- a CDS encoding SCP2 domain-containing protein, with amino-acid sequence MRLDRLRHYVVQQAPQLLRLPLGVTPFALKKPLIEALLRGHLQQALVEGEVDFLAERWLGIEISDLDLRWSVTLADGQLRVADRDACDVWFRATAGDLLLIAARRRDPDTLFFQRRLTIEGDTELGLQVKNLMDALDPESMPTPLRIGLMQLADFVEAGMKQDAAPPEARAGIAC; translated from the coding sequence ATGAGACTGGATCGGCTACGTCATTACGTTGTGCAACAGGCCCCGCAGCTGCTGCGTCTTCCGCTCGGCGTTACGCCTTTCGCGCTGAAAAAGCCGCTGATCGAAGCGCTGCTGCGCGGGCATCTGCAGCAGGCGCTGGTGGAAGGGGAGGTGGACTTCCTGGCTGAACGCTGGTTAGGCATTGAGATTAGCGATCTGGATCTGCGCTGGTCGGTCACCCTGGCCGACGGACAGCTGCGGGTGGCCGACCGCGACGCGTGTGACGTCTGGTTTCGTGCCACGGCTGGCGATCTGCTGTTGATTGCGGCACGCCGGCGGGATCCGGACACGCTGTTTTTCCAGCGTCGTCTGACCATTGAAGGGGATACCGAGCTGGGCCTGCAGGTGAAAAACCTGATGGACGCGCTCGACCCCGAATCTATGCCGACGCCATTGCGCATCGGTCTTATGCAACTGGCTGATTTTGTTGAGGCCGGAATGAAACAGGACGCGGCTCCCCCGGAGGCACGCGCAGGTATAGCATGTTAA
- a CDS encoding GNAT family N-acetyltransferase: protein MLIRTEIGVDAASIDGLLRRSFATVAEAELVQQLREDGLLTLGVVATDDEGQVLGYAAFSPVTLSGEDLHWVALAPVAVDASVRGQGLGQQLVREGLDTLNEFGYAAVVVLGDPAWYGRVGFTVAASQQLTCRWPDSASSFQIHPLSDGVFDGVAGEVEFAAPFSRF, encoded by the coding sequence ATGTTAATTCGTACTGAAATTGGCGTTGATGCCGCCAGCATAGACGGCCTGCTGCGCCGCAGCTTCGCCACCGTGGCGGAAGCCGAACTGGTGCAGCAGCTGCGGGAAGATGGCCTGCTGACGCTGGGCGTGGTGGCCACCGACGATGAGGGCCAGGTGCTGGGCTATGCGGCCTTCAGCCCGGTCACTCTGAGCGGTGAAGACCTGCACTGGGTGGCGCTGGCCCCGGTGGCGGTGGATGCCAGCGTACGCGGCCAGGGGCTGGGTCAGCAGCTGGTCCGTGAAGGGCTGGATACGCTGAACGAGTTTGGTTACGCGGCGGTGGTGGTGCTGGGCGATCCCGCCTGGTACGGGCGCGTCGGCTTTACCGTTGCGGCCAGCCAGCAGCTGACCTGCCGCTGGCCGGACAGCGCCAGCAGCTTCCAGATCCATCCGTTGAGCGACGGCGTGTTTGACGGCGTGGCCGGTGAAGTCGAGTTTGCCGCGCCGTTCAGCCGCTTTTAA
- a CDS encoding GIY-YIG nuclease family protein, with amino-acid sequence MLTEAKEPLPAAPSADWRLYILRTASGVLYTGITNDVLRRLAQHQSGRGAKALRGKGPLTLVFHCAAGDRSQASKLEYQVKQLTRQQKLGLVSHPPASLADWLGALKSG; translated from the coding sequence ATGTTAACTGAAGCGAAAGAACCGCTGCCGGCTGCCCCGTCCGCCGACTGGCGTCTGTACATTCTGCGCACCGCCAGCGGCGTGCTGTATACCGGCATCACTAACGATGTGCTGCGGCGTCTGGCACAGCATCAGAGCGGCAGAGGGGCGAAAGCGCTGCGCGGCAAAGGTCCGCTGACGCTGGTTTTTCACTGCGCGGCGGGCGACCGATCGCAGGCATCAAAGCTGGAGTATCAGGTAAAGCAGCTGACCCGCCAGCAAAAGCTCGGACTGGTCAGCCACCCGCCGGCCTCACTGGCCGACTGGCTGGGGGCGCTTAAAAGCGGCTGA
- the nrdG gene encoding anaerobic ribonucleoside-triphosphate reductase-activating protein yields the protein MNIHQYYPVDVVNGPGTRCTLFVAGCEHQCPGCYNRSTWRLNSGVPLTIALEERLIADLNDTRIPRQGLSLTGGDPLHPANVAEVGRLVRRVKRECAGKDIWLWTGYRLAELSAAQRRVVAGVNVLIDGRFEQALKDPALLWRGSSNQVIHRLR from the coding sequence GTGAATATTCATCAGTACTATCCGGTGGACGTGGTCAACGGCCCCGGCACGCGATGTACGCTGTTTGTGGCGGGCTGCGAGCATCAGTGCCCGGGCTGTTATAACCGCAGCACCTGGCGGCTGAACTCCGGCGTGCCGCTGACCATCGCGCTGGAGGAGCGGCTGATTGCCGATCTGAACGATACGCGTATTCCGCGCCAGGGGCTGTCGCTCACCGGCGGCGATCCGCTGCACCCGGCCAACGTGGCGGAGGTCGGGCGGCTGGTGCGCCGGGTTAAGCGCGAGTGTGCGGGCAAGGATATCTGGCTGTGGACCGGTTACCGCCTGGCGGAGCTGAGCGCCGCGCAGCGGCGGGTGGTCGCCGGGGTGAACGTGCTGATCGACGGCCGCTTTGAGCAGGCGCTGAAGGACCCGGCGCTGCTGTGGCGGGGCAGCAGCAACCAGGTGATCCACCGGCTGCGCTGA
- the nrdD gene encoding anaerobic ribonucleoside-triphosphate reductase — MQVIKRDGCLAAFDSNRILTAIRAAARAAQVEDEAYCRRVAAAVTRQLAGSGKKAPTGNPAQRSEKLPPGEPAQTGEPLQQSEQRQADEQLPLAEPRRLDIALIQRAVEDRLMAGRYPQLARAYIEYRHDRDVAREQRGRLGSEIRGLVEQTNSALLHENANKDSKVIPTQRDLLAGIVAKHYAMQQQLPREVVNAHRRGEIHYHDLDYAPFFPMFNCMLVDLRGMLTHGFKMGNADIEPPKSIATATAVTAQIVAQVASHIYGGTTINRIDEVLAPYVEASLAKHRAVAREWQVSDVEAFAQARTEKECYDAFQSLEYEVNTLHTANGQTPFVTFGFGLGTSAAARMIQRAILQNRIAGLGKNHKTAVFPKLVFAIKAGLNRRPGEPNYDIKQLALACASKRMYPDILNYDQVVQVTGSFKTPMGCRSFLGVYEEQGQAVHEGRNNLGVVSLNLPRIALESAGDRDRFWALLDARLQLARTALMTRITRLENVRARVAPILYMEGACGVRLAADDPIAPIFRNGRASISLGYIGLHETLNALSGGEVHPYDDPKLRALGVAIISRLRAAVEAWKSETGYGFSLYSTPSENLCDRFCRLDAAEFGLIPGVTDKGYYTNSFHLDVEKKVNPYDKIDFEAAYPPLASGGFICYGEYPSLQHNLQALEDVWDYSYDRVPYYGTNTPIDQCYDCGFSGEFDCTSKGFTCPACGNHDSRRVSVTRRVCGYLGSPDARPFNAGKQEEVKRRVKHLGNGELG, encoded by the coding sequence ATTCAGGTCATTAAACGCGACGGCTGTCTGGCAGCCTTTGACAGCAACCGTATTCTGACGGCGATCCGCGCCGCCGCCCGCGCCGCGCAGGTCGAGGATGAGGCGTACTGCCGCCGCGTTGCCGCCGCGGTCACCCGGCAGCTGGCCGGGTCGGGTAAAAAGGCACCGACGGGCAACCCGGCACAACGGAGTGAAAAGCTGCCACCAGGGGAACCCGCACAGACCGGCGAACCGCTGCAGCAGAGTGAGCAACGGCAGGCGGATGAACAGCTGCCGCTCGCTGAGCCACGACGGCTGGATATTGCGCTGATCCAGCGGGCGGTGGAGGACCGGCTGATGGCCGGGCGCTACCCGCAGCTGGCGCGGGCCTATATCGAGTACCGCCACGATCGTGACGTGGCGCGCGAGCAGCGCGGGCGGCTCGGCAGCGAGATCCGCGGGCTGGTGGAGCAGACCAATTCGGCGCTGCTGCATGAAAACGCCAATAAGGACAGCAAGGTGATCCCCACCCAGCGCGATCTGCTGGCCGGGATCGTGGCGAAACACTACGCCATGCAGCAGCAGCTGCCGCGCGAGGTGGTCAACGCCCACCGGCGCGGTGAGATCCACTATCACGACCTCGACTACGCGCCCTTCTTCCCGATGTTTAACTGCATGCTGGTGGACCTGCGCGGCATGCTGACCCACGGCTTTAAAATGGGCAACGCCGATATCGAGCCGCCGAAGTCGATCGCCACCGCCACCGCCGTCACCGCGCAGATTGTTGCCCAGGTGGCCAGCCATATCTACGGCGGCACCACCATCAACCGCATTGACGAAGTGCTCGCCCCCTACGTTGAGGCCAGCCTGGCAAAGCACCGGGCGGTGGCCCGCGAGTGGCAGGTCAGCGACGTGGAGGCCTTTGCCCAGGCGCGCACCGAGAAAGAGTGTTACGACGCCTTCCAGTCGCTGGAGTATGAGGTCAACACCCTGCACACCGCCAACGGCCAGACGCCGTTCGTCACCTTTGGCTTTGGACTTGGCACCAGCGCGGCGGCGCGGATGATCCAGCGCGCCATTCTGCAGAACCGCATCGCGGGGCTGGGGAAAAACCATAAAACGGCGGTGTTCCCCAAGCTGGTGTTTGCCATTAAAGCCGGGCTGAACCGGCGCCCCGGTGAGCCAAACTACGACATCAAGCAGCTGGCGCTGGCCTGCGCCAGTAAACGTATGTACCCCGATATCCTCAACTACGACCAGGTGGTGCAGGTCACCGGCTCGTTTAAAACGCCGATGGGCTGCCGCAGCTTCCTCGGGGTGTACGAGGAGCAGGGCCAGGCGGTGCACGAGGGGCGCAATAATCTCGGGGTGGTCAGCCTCAATCTGCCGCGAATTGCGCTGGAGTCGGCTGGCGATCGCGACCGTTTCTGGGCGCTGCTCGACGCGCGGCTGCAGCTGGCCAGAACTGCGCTGATGACCCGTATCACCCGGCTGGAGAACGTCAGGGCGCGGGTGGCGCCGATCCTCTATATGGAAGGCGCCTGCGGCGTGCGCCTGGCGGCTGACGATCCGATCGCGCCGATCTTCCGCAACGGTCGTGCCTCGATCTCGCTGGGCTATATCGGCCTGCATGAGACGCTGAACGCCCTCAGCGGCGGAGAGGTGCATCCGTACGACGATCCGAAGCTGCGGGCGCTGGGCGTGGCGATTATCAGCCGGCTGCGCGCTGCGGTGGAGGCGTGGAAAAGCGAGACCGGCTACGGTTTCAGCCTCTACAGCACGCCGAGTGAGAACCTGTGTGACCGCTTCTGCCGTCTGGATGCCGCTGAATTTGGCCTCATCCCCGGCGTGACCGACAAAGGCTACTACACCAACAGCTTCCACCTCGACGTCGAGAAGAAGGTCAATCCCTATGACAAGATCGACTTCGAAGCCGCTTACCCGCCGTTAGCCAGCGGCGGCTTTATCTGTTACGGCGAGTACCCCAGCCTGCAGCATAACCTGCAGGCGCTGGAGGACGTCTGGGATTACAGCTACGACCGGGTGCCCTACTACGGTACCAATACGCCGATTGACCAGTGCTACGACTGCGGCTTCAGCGGCGAGTTTGACTGCACCAGCAAGGGCTTTACCTGTCCGGCCTGCGGCAACCACGACAGCCGCCGCGTGTCGGTGACGCGCCGGGTGTGCGGCTATCTCGGCAGCCCTGACGCGCGGCCGTTTAACGCCGGCAAGCAGGAGGAGGTGAAGCGGCGGGTGAAACATCTGGGCAACGGGGAGCTGGGGTGA
- a CDS encoding DEAD/DEAH box helicase translates to MSSVTYNQNQIMRWLGTRTVARARELVASVQNIRWQNTLLTGEVPGRKAEPFSVIVHFSRPQGRLSASGECSCAVKNNCKHVAAVMLANLQPREEQATLALTTVGGDPQPLLQLESRANFVSGYGHYGHRQKRLDFATVSFDYDGVAVEAASQAESFAAADGRRYQVQRQPAAENAWLAEIHALGLSPIPAGHIYTPTPLPAAIFAPEAPERWHAFIKKSVPALRRRGWRVSIDREFSGNFTEVSAIEGRAIQAADGWFDLELAMKVGRRRLRLEPLLAKLFSEDRRWTAGNLSLIADDEAIELRDDRQQRLLFRAAQLKPLVANLIDLFATPDRPLRLAAWDVGRLSSSDERSRWIFDGENPVHQLAQRLSGNAGVQPVSPPQGLKAQLRDYQLQGVNWMQFLRQHQLAGVLADDMGLGKTIQTLAHLLLEKEAGRLDRPALIVVPTTLVHNWCCEAARFAPDLKVLALTGPQRKAFYDRLTQYDVVITTYSLLWRDQPQLVAHHYHLLILDEAQYVKNSASRAAAVIRALKTRHRLCLTGTPLENHLGELWSQFDFLLPGFLGSERDFTQQWRIPVERDGDRVRRELLAKRVRPFMLRRRKQEVAKELPPKNTIVRSVALEGGQRELYDQLRSAMQDRVQLAVQQQGAGRSHLLVLDALLKLRQICCDPRLVADARAEKVRHSAKLALLREMLSDLLAEDRRILIFSQFTSMLAIIAEELQKARIAFVTLTGSTRDRETPVARFQRGEVPVFLISLKAGGVGLNLTAADTVIHYDPWWNPAAENQATDRAYRLGQDKPVFVYKLIAADTIEEKVVALQQQKAELAGDILADELSEPSSFSADDLTLLFSQ, encoded by the coding sequence ATGTCATCTGTCACCTATAACCAAAATCAGATCATGCGCTGGCTGGGGACGCGTACCGTCGCCCGCGCGCGCGAACTGGTGGCCAGCGTGCAGAACATCCGGTGGCAGAACACCCTGCTGACCGGCGAAGTGCCGGGGCGCAAAGCCGAGCCGTTCAGCGTGATTGTCCACTTCAGCCGGCCGCAGGGGCGGCTCTCCGCCAGCGGCGAGTGCAGCTGCGCGGTGAAAAACAACTGCAAGCACGTGGCGGCGGTGATGCTGGCCAACCTGCAGCCGCGCGAGGAGCAGGCGACCTTAGCGCTGACAACGGTGGGTGGCGACCCGCAGCCGCTGCTGCAGCTGGAGTCGCGGGCCAATTTTGTCAGCGGCTACGGCCACTACGGCCATCGTCAGAAGCGGCTGGACTTCGCCACGGTCAGCTTTGACTACGACGGCGTGGCGGTTGAGGCCGCCAGCCAGGCGGAGAGCTTCGCCGCCGCCGACGGTCGCCGCTATCAGGTACAGCGACAGCCCGCCGCCGAGAACGCCTGGCTGGCGGAGATCCACGCGCTCGGCCTGAGCCCGATCCCCGCCGGACATATCTACACCCCGACGCCGTTGCCGGCGGCGATCTTCGCGCCGGAGGCCCCCGAGCGGTGGCACGCCTTTATCAAAAAAAGCGTCCCGGCGCTGCGCAGGCGCGGCTGGCGGGTGAGCATTGATCGGGAGTTCAGCGGCAACTTCACCGAGGTCAGCGCTATCGAGGGGCGGGCGATCCAGGCGGCCGACGGCTGGTTTGACCTTGAGCTGGCGATGAAGGTTGGCCGCCGACGCCTGCGGCTGGAGCCGCTGCTGGCAAAGCTGTTCAGCGAAGACCGCCGCTGGACCGCCGGCAACCTCAGCCTGATCGCCGACGATGAAGCGATCGAGCTGCGTGACGATCGCCAGCAGCGGCTGCTGTTTCGCGCCGCGCAGCTGAAACCGCTGGTGGCCAACCTGATCGACCTGTTTGCTACCCCGGATCGGCCGCTGCGGCTGGCGGCCTGGGACGTCGGCCGCCTGAGCAGCAGTGACGAGCGCAGCCGCTGGATTTTCGACGGTGAAAACCCGGTACACCAGCTGGCGCAGCGCCTCAGCGGCAACGCGGGCGTGCAGCCGGTCAGCCCGCCGCAAGGCCTGAAGGCGCAGCTGCGCGACTACCAGCTGCAGGGGGTGAACTGGATGCAGTTCCTGCGCCAGCATCAGCTGGCCGGAGTGCTGGCCGACGATATGGGGCTGGGCAAAACCATCCAGACTCTTGCCCACCTGCTGCTGGAGAAAGAGGCCGGCCGCCTCGATCGCCCGGCGCTGATCGTGGTGCCAACGACGCTGGTGCACAACTGGTGCTGCGAGGCGGCGCGCTTCGCGCCCGACCTGAAGGTGCTGGCGCTGACCGGACCGCAGCGCAAAGCCTTCTATGACCGGCTGACGCAGTACGACGTGGTGATCACCACCTATTCGCTGCTGTGGCGCGATCAGCCGCAGCTGGTGGCGCACCATTACCATCTGCTGATCCTCGACGAAGCGCAGTACGTGAAAAACAGCGCCTCGCGGGCGGCGGCGGTGATCCGCGCGCTGAAAACCCGCCACCGCCTGTGCCTGACCGGCACGCCGCTGGAGAACCACCTCGGCGAGCTGTGGTCGCAGTTTGACTTCCTGCTGCCGGGCTTCCTCGGCAGCGAACGCGACTTCACCCAGCAGTGGCGCATACCGGTGGAGCGCGACGGCGATCGGGTGCGGCGCGAACTGCTGGCAAAGCGGGTGCGGCCGTTTATGCTGCGCCGCCGCAAGCAGGAGGTGGCGAAAGAGCTGCCGCCGAAGAACACCATCGTGCGCAGCGTGGCGCTGGAGGGGGGCCAGCGCGAGCTGTACGACCAGCTGCGCAGTGCGATGCAGGATCGCGTACAGCTGGCGGTGCAGCAGCAGGGGGCGGGGCGCAGCCATCTACTGGTGCTGGACGCGCTGCTCAAGCTGCGGCAGATCTGCTGCGATCCGCGGCTGGTGGCCGACGCCCGCGCGGAGAAGGTCAGACACTCCGCCAAGCTGGCGCTGCTGCGCGAGATGCTGAGCGATCTGCTGGCGGAAGACAGGCGCATCCTGATCTTCTCGCAGTTCACCAGCATGCTGGCGATCATCGCCGAAGAGCTGCAGAAGGCGCGTATCGCTTTTGTCACCCTGACCGGCAGCACCCGCGATCGCGAAACGCCGGTCGCGCGCTTCCAGCGCGGCGAAGTGCCGGTGTTTCTAATCAGCCTGAAGGCCGGCGGTGTCGGTCTCAACCTGACGGCGGCGGACACGGTGATCCACTACGATCCCTGGTGGAACCCGGCGGCAGAGAACCAGGCCACCGACCGCGCCTACCGACTGGGCCAGGATAAACCGGTGTTTGTCTACAAGCTGATCGCGGCGGATACCATCGAAGAGAAGGTGGTGGCGCTGCAGCAGCAGAAGGCGGAGCTGGCGGGGGATATTCTGGCCGACGAACTGAGCGAGCCGTCCAGCTTTAGCGCGGACGATCTGACGCTGCTGTTCTCACAGTAA
- the ridA gene encoding 2-iminobutanoate/2-iminopropanoate deaminase codes for MSREISTEHAPAAIGPYVQGVDLGSLIFTSGQIPVDPKTGNVPEDITAQTQQSLANVQAIVEAAGLKVGDIVKMTVFVKDLNDFTTVNAAYEAFFTAHQASFPARSCVEVARLPKDVKIEIEAIAVRR; via the coding sequence ATGTCCCGCGAAATCAGTACTGAACACGCCCCTGCTGCCATCGGCCCTTACGTGCAGGGCGTCGATCTCGGCAGCCTGATCTTCACCTCCGGCCAGATCCCGGTGGACCCGAAAACCGGCAACGTGCCGGAAGATATCACCGCGCAGACGCAGCAGTCGTTGGCCAACGTGCAGGCGATCGTTGAAGCCGCCGGCCTGAAGGTAGGCGACATCGTGAAGATGACGGTATTTGTGAAGGATCTGAACGACTTCACCACGGTAAACGCCGCCTATGAAGCCTTCTTTACCGCGCACCAGGCGAGCTTCCCGGCGCGCTCCTGCGTGGAAGTGGCGCGTCTGCCAAAAGACGTGAAGATTGAGATTGAAGCGATCGCGGTACGCCGCTAA
- the pyrI gene encoding aspartate carbamoyltransferase regulatory subunit, protein MTQDNKLQVEAIKRGTVIDHIPAQVGFKLLSLFRLTETDQRITIGLNLPSGELGRKDLIKIENTFLTDDQINQLAFYAPHATVNRIDEYDVVAKLSPVLPERIERVLTCPNGNCISRSEPVFSSFTVKQRADDLHLKCKYCEKEFAHHVVMAAD, encoded by the coding sequence ATGACACAGGATAATAAGTTACAGGTTGAAGCGATCAAACGCGGTACGGTGATTGACCATATCCCGGCGCAGGTCGGGTTTAAGCTGCTGTCGCTGTTCCGCCTGACCGAAACCGATCAGCGCATCACCATCGGCCTGAACCTGCCGTCCGGCGAGCTGGGGCGTAAAGATCTGATCAAGATCGAGAACACCTTCCTGACCGACGATCAGATCAACCAGCTGGCGTTCTACGCACCGCACGCCACCGTTAACCGCATTGACGAGTACGACGTGGTGGCCAAGCTGTCGCCGGTGCTGCCGGAGCGCATCGAGCGCGTGCTGACCTGCCCGAACGGTAACTGCATCAGCCGCAGCGAACCGGTGTTCTCCAGCTTTACCGTTAAGCAGCGCGCCGACGATCTGCACCTGAAGTGCAAATACTGTGAGAAAGAGTTCGCCCACCACGTGGTGATGGCGGCGGATTAA
- the pyrB gene encoding aspartate carbamoyltransferase, producing MANPLYHKHIISINDLNRDELELVLKTAASLKATPQPELLKHKVVASCFFEASTRTRLSFETAIHRLGASVVGFADGGSTSLGKKGETLADTISVIGTYVDAIVMRHPQEGAARLATEFSGGIPVLNAGDGANQHPTQTLLDLFTLQETQGRLNNLNVAMVGDLKYGRTVHSLTQALAKFDGNRFYFIAPDALAMPSYITDMLDEKGIAWSRHDSIEEVVPELDILYMTRVQKERLDPSEYANVKAQFILRAADLAGARDNMRVLHPLPRIDEIDTDVDSTPHAWYFQQAGNGIYARQALLALVLNSELDL from the coding sequence ATGGCGAATCCGTTGTATCACAAACATATTATTTCCATTAACGATCTCAACCGTGACGAGCTGGAGCTGGTGCTGAAAACCGCGGCAAGCCTGAAGGCCACGCCGCAGCCGGAGCTGCTGAAACATAAAGTCGTCGCCAGCTGCTTTTTTGAAGCCTCCACCCGCACCCGCCTGTCGTTCGAAACCGCCATTCACCGGCTGGGTGCCTCGGTGGTCGGCTTTGCCGACGGCGGCAGTACCTCGCTGGGCAAGAAAGGTGAAACGCTGGCCGATACCATTTCGGTGATTGGCACCTACGTCGATGCCATCGTGATGCGTCACCCGCAGGAGGGCGCGGCGCGCCTGGCCACCGAGTTTTCCGGCGGTATCCCGGTGCTGAACGCCGGTGACGGTGCCAATCAGCACCCGACCCAGACGCTGCTGGACCTGTTTACCCTGCAGGAGACCCAGGGCCGGCTGAACAACCTTAACGTGGCGATGGTCGGCGACCTGAAGTATGGCCGTACCGTGCATTCACTGACCCAGGCGCTGGCCAAGTTTGACGGCAACCGCTTCTACTTTATCGCGCCGGACGCGCTGGCGATGCCGTCCTACATTACCGATATGCTCGACGAGAAGGGCATCGCCTGGAGCCGCCACGACAGCATTGAAGAGGTAGTGCCCGAGCTGGATATTCTGTATATGACCCGCGTGCAGAAAGAGCGGCTGGATCCGTCCGAGTACGCCAACGTCAAGGCGCAGTTTATTCTGCGCGCCGCCGACCTGGCCGGCGCCCGCGACAATATGAGGGTGCTGCACCCGCTGCCGCGCATTGACGAAATCGACACCGACGTCGACAGCACGCCGCACGCCTGGTACTTCCAGCAGGCCGGCAACGGCATTTACGCCCGCCAGGCCTTGCTGGCGCTGGTACTGAACAGTGAACTGGATCTGTAA